From Quercus lobata isolate SW786 chromosome 1, ValleyOak3.0 Primary Assembly, whole genome shotgun sequence, one genomic window encodes:
- the LOC115976712 gene encoding uncharacterized protein LOC115976712 — protein sequence MKVSEISMKSNNNNGQSSSEKPSKPHFRPAQDDTKPVLQDPILRSDPIETEEAVLRLPPFPVTSRSNPSSK from the exons ATGAAAGTTTCAGAGATTTCAATGAAatccaacaacaacaatgggCAAAGCAGTTCAGAGAAGCCTAGCAAACCCCATTTTAGACCTGCTCAAGATGACACCAAGCCTGTCCTCCAAGACcca ATACTCAGGTCAGACCCAATTGAGACGGAAGAAGCAGTGCTCAGATTGCCTCCTTTCCCTGTTACTAGCAGATCAAATCCCAGTTCAAAATGA
- the LOC115978062 gene encoding pentatricopeptide repeat-containing protein At2g36730-like, producing the protein MVSRQIQNLIQRSKTTSHLLQFQSLIFKTALDHDAEFISQFVLSGCSVSVNFAKLVFDSLPITPPLFAWNTIIRAFTKSSTPIQSVRLFSQLQRVGIKPDNFTYPFVLKACGRCSLVGEGGAMHSMIIKAGFDLDRYIGNTLLRMYAACGAVGLARRVFDEMTVRDVVSWSSMIAGYVACNCPSDAFKVFQQMKLANERPNSVTLVSLLSACTHLLDINTGESIHSYIIINHMELDVALGTALLEMYSKCGYINKAFQVFNLMGEKNLQSWTIMISGLADHGHVVDAISLFTEMERTGLKPDSMSFAGILSACSHLGIVEEGQKYFDQMVRIYDIKPTMEHYGCMIDLLGRAGLINEAYEIIKNMPMEPNSVIIRSFLGACRTYGWNLCLDDNLRKLLLKLEPELGANYVLAANVSTLSGFWNDAADLRVAMKQKGLKKAPGYSWLE; encoded by the exons ATGGTTTCCCGCCAAATTCAAAACTTGATCCAACGGTCAAAAACTACCTCCCATCTCCTCCAATTCCAGTCTCTGATTTTCAAAACCGCTCTTGATCACGACGCCGAATTCATCTCTCAGTTCGTTCTTTCAGGGTGCTCTGTTTCAGtcaattttgcaaaattagTATTCGATAGCTTGCCCATTACTCCACCGCTCTTTGCTTGGAACACAATTATCAGAGCATTTACCAAGAGCTCAACTCCAATACAATCAGTGAGGCTGTTCTCTCAGCTCCAAAGGGTTGGGATTAAACCAGACAATTTCACATACCCTTTTGTTTTGAAAGCCTGTGGCCGGTGTTCGTTGGTCGGAGAAGGTGGGGCGATGCATTCGATGATTATAAAGGCGGGTTTTGATTTGGATCGGTATATAGGGAATACCCTTTTGAGAATGTATGCAGCTTGTGGTGCTGTCGGGCTTGCGAGGCGggtgtttgatgaaatgacTGTGAGAGATGTGGTTTCTTGGAGTTCCATGATTGCAGGATATGTTGCTTG CAACTGTCCATCAGATGCCTTTAAGGTGTTCCAACAAATGAAACTAGCAAATGAAAGACCAAACTCAGTCACTTTGGTGAGCTTGCTTTCTGCTTGTACTCATCTTCTTGATATCAACACAGGGGAGTCCATTCATTCCTACATTATCATAAACCATATGGAATTGGATGTTGCTTTAGGGACAGCTCTCCTTGAAATGTACTCTAAGTGTGGATATATTAACAAAGCTTTCCAAGTCTTCAATTTGATGGGTGAGAAGAATTTGCAGTCGTGGACAATCATGATATCTGGTCTTGCAGATCATGGCCATGTGGTAGATGCTATTTCATTGTTTACTGAGATGGAAAGAACTGGGCTGAAACCAGACAGTATGTCATTTGCTGGGATCTTGTCAGCTTGTAGCCACTTGGGTATTGTTGAAGAGGGTCAAAAGTATTTTGATCAGATGGTAAGAATTTATGATATCAAGCCAACGATGGAGCATTATGGATGCATGATTGATTTACTTGGAAGAGCTGGATTGATTAATGAAGCTTATGAGATTATCAAGAACATGCCAATGGAGCCTAACTCAGTAATAATAAGGAGCTTCCTGGGAGCATGTAGGACCTATGGCTGGAACCTTTGTTTAGATGATAACCTTAGGAAACTATTACTTAAATTAGAGCCTGAACTTGGAGCAAACTATGTACTTGCAGCTAATGTATCTACTTTATCTGGTTTCTGGAATGATGCAGCTGACCTGAGAGTAGCCATGAAACAGAAGGGCTTGAAGAAGGCTCCTGGGTACAGTTGGTTGGAGTAA